The DNA sequence GAAGTAGACTGGCTGTTTGAGTAGCCGAAAATCAGCTTTCACCCCGTTATTTACCTTTTCACCCGTCAAACGCAACGCAGTACATGGCCTTTCGCGCGCAAGCACTTCTTACGGCTCTGGGCCTGCTGGCCGGCGCGGCCGCCCCGGCCGGGGCCCAGCAGCGCCCCCCCTTCGTGCTGAGTACCGAGCCGCTGCGCACCAGCGTGGCCTGGTTTAACAGCCTGGACCAGGAAACGGTGGTGAACCTGGTGCCCAACGCCGGGGCCGCCGACTGGCTGGCCGAGCAGGTGCCGCTGTTCGAGTGCCCCGACTCGGCCTTGCAGCAAACCTACTATTACCGCTGGTGGACCTTCCGCAAGCACCTGAAGCAGACGCCTGACGGCTACGTTTTCACGGAGTTTATTACCCCGATGAAGCACGCCGGCGCCCACAATACCATCAGCAGCGCCCTGGGCCACCACCTCAACGAGGGCCGCTGGCTCCACGATTCGCAGTTCATCGACCAGTACACCCGGTTCTGGCTGTTTGCCGATGCCAGGCGCCCCGCGCCCAAGCTCCACGCCTTCAGCAGCTGGCTGCCCGATGCGGTGTACGGCCTGTACCTAGTGCAGAACAAGCCGCAGCTGGTGCAAGAGCTGCTGCCCGCCCTGCATGCCGATTACAAGCTCTGGGAAAAGGAAAGAATGCTGCCCAACGGGATGTTCTGGCAGTACGACGTGAAGGACGCCATGGAAGAATCCATCAGCGGGGGCCGGAAGGTGAAAAACGTGCGCCCCACCATCAACAGCTACATGTACGGCAACGCCAAGGCCCTGACGGCTATGGCCCGGCTAACGAAAAACGACAGCCTGGCCCGCAAGTACGCGGCCAAGGCCAAGCAGCTGCGCACCGACGTGCAGCGCGTCCTCTGGGACGAAAAAGCGGCGTTTTTCAAGGTGCAGTACGAGAAAGGCGGCCTCTGCGAAGCCCGCGAGGAGCTGGGCTACATTCCCTGGTACTTCAACCTGCCCGCCGACAAGGCCAAGTACGCCAAGCAGTGGGAGCAGCTCACCGACGAGCAGGGCTTCCGGGCGCCCTGGGGCCTGACCACGGCCGAGCGGCGCGCCCCCGGCTTCCGCACCCACGGCTCGGGCCACGGCTGCGAGTGGGACGGGGCCGTGTGGCCCTACGCTACCACCCAGACGCTCAAAGGCCTGGCCAACCTGCTGACCAGCTACAAGCACCACGATGGTATGAGCAAGCAGGTTTACTACGACGAGCTGCGCAAATATGCCCTGTCGCACCAGAAAAACGGCGTGCCCTACCTGGGGGAGTATCAGGA is a window from the Hymenobacter aquaticus genome containing:
- a CDS encoding MGH1-like glycoside hydrolase domain-containing protein, with amino-acid sequence MAFRAQALLTALGLLAGAAAPAGAQQRPPFVLSTEPLRTSVAWFNSLDQETVVNLVPNAGAADWLAEQVPLFECPDSALQQTYYYRWWTFRKHLKQTPDGYVFTEFITPMKHAGAHNTISSALGHHLNEGRWLHDSQFIDQYTRFWLFADARRPAPKLHAFSSWLPDAVYGLYLVQNKPQLVQELLPALHADYKLWEKERMLPNGMFWQYDVKDAMEESISGGRKVKNVRPTINSYMYGNAKALTAMARLTKNDSLARKYAAKAKQLRTDVQRVLWDEKAAFFKVQYEKGGLCEAREELGYIPWYFNLPADKAKYAKQWEQLTDEQGFRAPWGLTTAERRAPGFRTHGSGHGCEWDGAVWPYATTQTLKGLANLLTSYKHHDGMSKQVYYDELRKYALSHQKNGVPYLGEYQDEKNGEWLKGDNPRSSYYNHSGFADLIITGLVGLKPRPDNVVEIVPLVPAGQWDYFCLDQVRYHGRLLTVLWDKTGQKYGKGPGLRVFADGQQIGHAAQLTRLTAKLPG